In a genomic window of Pseudodesulfovibrio sp. JC047:
- a CDS encoding RsmG family class I SAM-dependent methyltransferase, translating to MAHMFPSQHDILTASTRLGRPVDADQAELLALYLGQLIKWNKKMNLVGKSDWRTVFDTLVVDSLYLADFLNGLPLTESSLCLDFGAGAGLPGIPLRTLWHTGDYWLVELREKRALFMRSALSRLKLSHTNVFHGRAENVLDHFDTDGAPPVADLILSRAFMPWPKLLEFIHPMLRKTSDQPGMAVILSNDPPPPPEKLSDGWVLEKSTQYPAAGGERFFWAVRVQGE from the coding sequence ATGGCACACATGTTTCCATCTCAACACGATATTTTGACCGCGTCCACGCGTCTTGGACGGCCTGTCGATGCGGACCAGGCCGAACTCCTGGCACTCTATTTGGGCCAGCTCATCAAGTGGAATAAAAAAATGAACCTTGTGGGTAAGTCCGACTGGCGAACCGTGTTTGACACGCTCGTTGTCGATTCTCTTTATCTGGCCGATTTCCTCAATGGCCTGCCCCTGACAGAATCTTCGTTGTGTCTCGATTTTGGTGCCGGAGCCGGACTGCCGGGTATCCCGCTTCGGACCCTATGGCATACGGGAGACTATTGGCTTGTCGAGTTGCGGGAAAAGCGGGCCTTGTTCATGCGTTCCGCGCTCAGTCGGCTCAAGCTTTCCCACACCAATGTTTTTCATGGTCGGGCCGAAAATGTTTTGGATCATTTCGACACAGACGGTGCCCCACCGGTTGCCGATCTTATCCTGAGTCGGGCCTTCATGCCGTGGCCCAAGTTGCTCGAATTCATTCATCCCATGCTGCGCAAAACGTCCGATCAGCCCGGTATGGCCGTCATTTTGTCGAATGATCCGCCACCGCCTCCCGAGAAATTGTCAGATGGCTGGGTGCTTGAAAAGAGTACTCAATACCCCGCCGCAGGCGGAGAGCGTTTCTTCTGGGCGGTCCGTGTTCAAGGGGAATAA
- the topA gene encoding type I DNA topoisomerase — translation MTKDLIIVESPAKVKTISKFLGKHFIVDASVGHVRDLPTRDLGVDEEHDFAPRYEIIQGKEDVVKRLQAAAKKADTVFLAPDPDREGEAIAWHVAELLKPVNDKIRRIQFNEITSRAVKEALENAQELNEDLFDSQQARRILDRLVGYKISPILWKNVKRGISAGRVQSVALKILVEREKERRAFRADEYWPFKVLLEGTNPPPFWMDLYKLSGKAVKPGVNHIGTQADAEKLQDALEKGAFKIDSVQEKQRKRNPLPPYITSTLQQDANRRMGYSAKRTMSIAQRLYEGVELGKRGTTALITYMRTDSVRIAKDAQDAAKELILERFGDDYYPPKTRHFKTKGGAQDAHEAIRPVDVTITPEEVKPYLPAEQHKLYRLIWQRFVASQMAVATFWDTTVLVSAPETIWRAKGERLLFAGFLAAMDKAKKDDDTELPKLSEGDILTLNELKKEQKFTQPPPRYSEASLVKTLEELGIGRPSTYAAIISTLLDREYARQEEKRFVPTELGFTVSDKLGEHFKALMDVGFTAQMEGMLDAVAEGKKDWKDLLKHFGDDFYPTLEKARTEMARSQQVTDIKCEKCGKPMAIKFGKTGEFLGCTGFPGCRTIKNFTRDEHGVIQVVEREKPEETGVLCEKCGRPMAIKQSRRGEFLGCTGYPDCKSIVNFKRDENGKIQVIESEKPEVVGTCPDCGGELLLKKARTGSRFIACSNYPDCTYAAPFSTGVPCPKEGCEGELVEKSSRRGKLFYSCSTYPKCDYAVWNWPIAEECPKCGHPILTRKTTKDKGEHIACPKKGCGYTRPIEE, via the coding sequence ATGACAAAAGATCTTATTATTGTTGAGTCCCCTGCCAAGGTGAAGACTATTTCCAAGTTTTTGGGAAAGCATTTCATTGTTGACGCCTCAGTGGGGCATGTTCGTGATTTGCCCACCCGTGATCTCGGCGTGGATGAAGAGCACGATTTTGCTCCTCGGTATGAAATCATTCAAGGCAAGGAAGACGTGGTGAAACGGCTTCAGGCCGCAGCAAAGAAGGCGGACACCGTCTTCCTCGCGCCTGACCCCGACCGCGAAGGTGAGGCCATTGCCTGGCATGTTGCCGAGCTGTTGAAGCCTGTCAATGACAAAATTCGCCGCATTCAGTTCAACGAAATCACCTCCCGTGCCGTTAAAGAGGCCCTGGAAAATGCGCAGGAACTCAATGAGGACCTGTTCGACTCTCAGCAGGCGCGGCGTATTCTCGACCGGCTGGTGGGCTACAAGATTTCGCCCATCCTGTGGAAAAACGTGAAACGCGGCATTTCCGCCGGGCGTGTCCAATCGGTTGCGCTCAAGATTTTGGTGGAACGCGAAAAGGAACGCCGAGCCTTTCGGGCCGACGAATACTGGCCGTTCAAGGTGTTGCTTGAAGGCACGAATCCCCCGCCATTCTGGATGGACTTGTACAAGTTGTCCGGCAAGGCCGTGAAGCCTGGCGTCAATCATATCGGCACGCAGGCCGATGCAGAGAAGTTGCAAGACGCTTTGGAAAAAGGTGCTTTCAAGATCGATTCCGTGCAGGAAAAACAGCGCAAACGCAATCCGTTGCCCCCATATATCACCTCGACTTTGCAGCAGGACGCCAACCGCCGCATGGGCTATTCCGCCAAGCGGACCATGTCCATCGCCCAGCGGTTGTACGAAGGTGTGGAGCTTGGCAAACGAGGAACCACCGCGCTCATCACCTATATGCGTACCGACTCTGTCCGTATCGCCAAGGATGCGCAGGATGCGGCCAAGGAATTGATTCTCGAACGGTTTGGCGATGACTATTACCCGCCCAAGACCCGACATTTTAAAACCAAGGGCGGTGCACAGGACGCGCATGAAGCCATCCGCCCGGTTGACGTGACTATCACCCCCGAAGAGGTGAAGCCCTATTTGCCTGCCGAACAGCATAAATTGTATCGGTTGATCTGGCAGCGTTTCGTGGCCTCGCAAATGGCCGTCGCTACCTTCTGGGATACCACAGTCCTCGTGTCCGCCCCGGAAACCATCTGGCGAGCCAAGGGAGAACGCTTGCTCTTTGCCGGTTTTCTTGCCGCCATGGACAAGGCCAAAAAGGATGATGACACGGAGTTGCCCAAACTCAGCGAAGGCGACATTCTGACTCTGAATGAATTGAAAAAGGAACAGAAGTTCACCCAGCCACCGCCGAGATATTCGGAAGCCTCGTTGGTCAAGACGCTGGAAGAACTCGGTATTGGCCGTCCGTCCACCTATGCGGCGATTATTTCAACATTGCTTGATCGGGAATACGCCCGTCAGGAAGAAAAGCGGTTTGTTCCTACCGAATTGGGCTTCACGGTATCCGACAAGCTTGGCGAACATTTCAAGGCCCTTATGGATGTCGGGTTTACTGCCCAGATGGAAGGAATGCTTGACGCCGTTGCTGAAGGGAAAAAGGACTGGAAGGATTTGCTCAAGCATTTTGGTGACGATTTTTATCCGACTCTTGAAAAGGCCCGGACAGAAATGGCCCGTAGCCAGCAGGTCACGGACATCAAGTGCGAAAAATGCGGCAAGCCCATGGCGATCAAATTCGGTAAAACCGGTGAATTCCTGGGCTGTACCGGATTTCCCGGCTGTCGGACTATCAAGAATTTCACCCGGGACGAGCACGGAGTCATTCAGGTCGTTGAACGCGAAAAACCTGAAGAAACCGGCGTTTTGTGTGAAAAATGCGGTCGCCCCATGGCGATCAAGCAGTCGCGTCGAGGTGAATTCCTGGGTTGTACCGGCTATCCGGATTGCAAATCCATTGTCAATTTCAAGCGTGACGAGAACGGCAAGATTCAGGTTATCGAATCGGAAAAACCCGAAGTGGTGGGCACCTGCCCGGATTGCGGCGGCGAGCTGCTTCTGAAAAAGGCCCGCACTGGTTCCCGGTTTATCGCCTGTTCAAATTACCCGGATTGTACCTACGCGGCACCCTTTTCCACTGGCGTTCCTTGTCCCAAAGAGGGATGTGAGGGGGAACTTGTGGAAAAATCTTCACGGCGGGGCAAGCTCTTTTATTCTTGCTCCACCTATCCCAAGTGCGACTACGCGGTCTGGAATTGGCCCATTGCCGAGGAATGCCCGAAATGCGGTCATCCTATTTTGACCCGCAAGACCACCAAGGACAAAGGCGAACACATCGCGTGTCCCAAGAAGGGCTGTGGATATACCCGTCCGATTGAGGAATAG
- a CDS encoding metallophosphoesterase, with translation MHWIAFGDIHESTDRLAAIPDLADAEAVIITGDLTNCGNRRTAQSVIDAVAAINPTIFAQPGNMDTDAVQTVLRQQDMDLHLRVRELAPNLAIMGVGMSSPTPFGTPSEVPEATLVEWLHQTHADATDFAHLIVAIHEPPHNTLVDRIDNDLHVGSEGVRQFIEQTQPVLVLTGHIHESKAVDHIGTTPVINPGMLADGGYVRIDFDGENITAQLLSVS, from the coding sequence ATGCATTGGATAGCTTTTGGCGACATACACGAATCAACCGACCGGCTGGCCGCCATTCCAGATCTGGCTGACGCGGAGGCGGTCATCATCACTGGCGACCTGACGAACTGCGGCAATCGTCGCACGGCACAGTCCGTGATCGATGCCGTAGCCGCCATCAATCCGACCATTTTCGCCCAGCCGGGCAACATGGACACCGACGCGGTCCAGACCGTTTTGCGGCAGCAGGACATGGATCTTCACCTGCGAGTCAGGGAATTGGCTCCGAATCTCGCTATCATGGGTGTCGGCATGTCCTCACCGACACCTTTCGGCACGCCCAGCGAAGTGCCGGAAGCCACCCTCGTCGAATGGTTGCACCAGACCCATGCGGATGCCACTGATTTTGCGCATCTGATCGTGGCGATTCACGAACCGCCCCACAATACCTTGGTGGATCGGATCGACAACGATCTGCATGTGGGCAGTGAAGGTGTTCGTCAATTTATCGAACAGACCCAGCCTGTGCTCGTCCTGACCGGGCACATCCATGAGTCCAAAGCTGTGGACCACATTGGCACCACTCCGGTTATCAATCCCGGTATGCTGGCTGATGGCGGGTATGTGCGTATCGATTTTGACGGCGAAAATATCACAGCGCAATTGTTGAGTGTCTCATGA
- a CDS encoding OmpA family protein, which yields MARKKKEEACPPLALWLITFSDLMTLLLTFFVLLLTMASMDNAILTTVTLTTADLGLLDKRGSGQISVKERMVVDLMEKPWEVLDKKDRIKDLLFPDDTLPEEIEKNDLDANLDILAKSDGVALVFTDDILFSPGTSTLSSKGQFIISKLVPMLTHTEAPINVAGYTDTSDTTQTPLQLSGDRALTVLTYLVEQGVPNKRFSLSAYGGNFPVLDERGLPINSAKNRRVEIELKTARPIGGYQ from the coding sequence ATGGCCAGAAAGAAAAAAGAAGAAGCCTGTCCACCGCTGGCACTCTGGCTTATCACCTTTTCGGACCTGATGACCCTGCTGCTCACTTTTTTCGTGCTGCTGCTGACCATGGCGTCCATGGACAATGCCATTCTGACCACCGTGACCCTGACGACAGCCGACCTTGGTCTCCTCGACAAACGCGGGTCAGGACAAATTTCGGTCAAGGAACGCATGGTGGTTGATCTCATGGAAAAACCCTGGGAAGTGCTGGACAAGAAGGATCGTATCAAAGACCTGCTGTTCCCGGATGACACGTTGCCCGAAGAGATTGAAAAAAACGATCTCGATGCCAATCTTGACATTCTGGCCAAATCGGACGGCGTGGCCCTGGTTTTCACGGACGATATCCTTTTTTCTCCGGGGACAAGCACCCTCTCTTCAAAAGGGCAGTTCATCATCTCGAAGCTGGTTCCCATGTTGACGCATACCGAGGCTCCCATCAATGTGGCCGGATATACCGATACCAGCGACACCACCCAAACCCCACTGCAACTCTCGGGAGACCGCGCCTTGACCGTCCTCACGTACCTTGTTGAACAAGGAGTCCCGAACAAACGATTTTCCCTGTCTGCCTACGGCGGCAATTTCCCGGTTCTGGATGAACGAGGCCTTCCAATCAACTCCGCCAAGAACCGACGTGTGGAAATCGAACTCAAGACAGCCCGGCCCATCGGCGGCTATCAGTAG
- the fliN gene encoding flagellar motor switch protein FliN — protein MSEDQDKLAQEWADALLDGDDTSIESNPLDGLDTVTDPSNAASAEVGQDDEALADEWAAALAETEQEEVRHEKEQAFLSTQTHDYALKDMRADAKAGHTSGKRDLDFILDIPLEVSAELGRTKLLINELLQLGQGSVVELNKLAGEPLEIYVNGKLVARGEAVVINEKFGIRLTDIISPIERVKQLG, from the coding sequence ATGTCTGAAGACCAAGATAAACTCGCACAGGAATGGGCCGACGCCCTGCTGGATGGAGACGATACCTCCATCGAGTCCAATCCGCTTGACGGACTGGATACTGTCACAGACCCATCAAATGCCGCCAGCGCAGAAGTTGGCCAGGACGATGAAGCATTGGCCGATGAATGGGCGGCGGCATTGGCCGAAACCGAACAGGAAGAAGTCAGGCACGAGAAAGAACAGGCTTTTCTTTCCACGCAGACCCATGACTACGCGCTCAAGGACATGCGAGCAGATGCCAAGGCCGGACACACTTCGGGCAAACGGGATCTGGATTTCATTCTGGACATCCCGCTTGAAGTCTCCGCAGAATTAGGGCGGACCAAACTGCTTATCAATGAGTTACTCCAGCTCGGTCAGGGTTCAGTGGTCGAACTGAATAAATTGGCTGGCGAACCGCTTGAAATATATGTCAACGGCAAATTGGTCGCCCGGGGCGAAGCCGTGGTCATCAACGAAAAATTCGGCATCCGTCTGACAGACATCATCAGTCCGATCGAACGAGTGAAACAACTTGGCTAA
- a CDS encoding flagellar basal body-associated FliL family protein, producing MADEEISKDAGKKKGGKLKWIIILVVLIALGVGAYFAYTMFFASSDTTSTASENAPQSQAPLEDLEGQLVPLPTFLVNLADPLGRRYLKLGIEVEVRDADAQTALTKYEAKVKDTLLLLLSSKTYEGLSTMKAKVELKQEIADRLNQILGNGSVLRVYITEMVIQ from the coding sequence ATGGCTGATGAAGAAATCTCGAAAGATGCAGGGAAAAAGAAGGGTGGCAAACTCAAATGGATCATCATCCTCGTGGTGCTGATCGCATTGGGTGTGGGGGCGTACTTTGCCTACACCATGTTTTTTGCCTCGTCTGATACGACATCGACCGCCAGTGAAAACGCACCCCAATCCCAAGCGCCTCTGGAAGATCTTGAGGGACAACTCGTTCCGTTGCCCACATTTCTGGTCAATCTGGCTGATCCATTGGGACGGCGGTATCTCAAACTCGGCATAGAAGTGGAAGTCCGCGATGCCGATGCACAGACCGCCCTGACCAAGTATGAAGCCAAGGTCAAAGACACCTTGCTGCTGCTCCTTTCGAGCAAGACGTATGAAGGACTTTCAACCATGAAAGCCAAGGTCGAACTCAAACAGGAAATAGCAGACAGGCTCAATCAGATTCTCGGGAACGGCAGTGTACTCAGGGTCTACATCACGGAAATGGTCATTCAGTAG
- a CDS encoding MotA/TolQ/ExbB proton channel family protein, which yields MDLGTIIGIVLSFGLVLSAIMTGSSLIIFISVPSLLIVVGGTIGAGLVNYPISYVIGVIGVIKNTFFSSLEAPAEVIERFKDYANRARREGILSLEPLIKEIDDDYMRKGLQLTVDGLEPQTIQEILETEISYLAERHATGADVVAALGTLAPAMGMIGTVIGLVQMLQTMSDPSSIGPAMAVALLTTLYGAIIANLILNPMAGKLKARSKEEVLLREMIMEGILSISKGENPRIIEEKLNSYLPPKDRIISD from the coding sequence ATGGATCTCGGGACCATCATTGGCATAGTACTCTCATTCGGACTGGTGCTGTCGGCGATCATGACAGGCTCCAGCCTGATTATTTTCATTTCCGTTCCATCCCTGCTTATTGTCGTAGGGGGCACTATTGGTGCCGGACTGGTCAACTATCCTATCAGCTATGTCATTGGTGTTATTGGTGTTATCAAAAACACCTTTTTTTCCAGTCTGGAAGCTCCGGCCGAGGTGATCGAACGGTTCAAGGACTACGCCAACCGCGCCCGACGTGAGGGAATTCTGTCGCTGGAACCGCTCATCAAGGAAATCGACGACGATTACATGCGTAAAGGGTTGCAGCTCACGGTAGATGGTCTGGAGCCGCAAACCATCCAGGAAATTCTGGAAACAGAAATTTCCTATCTGGCCGAACGACACGCCACCGGCGCGGACGTCGTCGCCGCTCTGGGCACGCTGGCTCCGGCCATGGGCATGATCGGAACGGTCATCGGGCTGGTCCAGATGCTCCAAACCATGTCGGACCCGTCATCCATCGGCCCTGCCATGGCCGTAGCCCTGTTGACGACCCTGTACGGCGCGATCATTGCCAACCTCATCCTGAATCCCATGGCAGGCAAACTCAAGGCACGGAGCAAGGAGGAAGTCCTGCTGCGTGAAATGATAATGGAAGGAATTCTCTCCATATCCAAAGGCGAAAACCCGCGCATCATCGAAGAAAAACTGAACAGCTATCTGCCGCCAAAGGATAGGATCATTTCGGATTAG
- the fliO gene encoding flagellar biosynthetic protein FliO, with amino-acid sequence MANPIGTATVAQPMALPAVDSGATLLTTAGYLFLLLGVIFLAYYLLKRFGVPTAFMAGQNGPRLISRLMLGNRQSVAVVRYRNKDLLLGVTENTISLLGEEDADDTQEPVTPKTNFASFLKRAKQ; translated from the coding sequence TTGGCTAATCCAATTGGAACAGCAACAGTGGCCCAACCAATGGCCCTTCCCGCGGTGGATTCCGGCGCAACCCTGCTGACCACTGCCGGATATCTCTTTCTGTTGCTCGGTGTCATTTTTCTGGCGTATTACCTGCTCAAACGTTTCGGAGTGCCTACGGCCTTCATGGCAGGACAAAACGGTCCACGCCTCATCAGCCGACTGATGCTCGGCAATCGCCAGTCCGTGGCGGTCGTCCGATATCGCAACAAGGACCTCTTGCTCGGCGTGACAGAGAACACCATCTCCCTGCTCGGGGAAGAAGACGCCGACGACACACAGGAGCCAGTCACTCCCAAGACAAATTTTGCCTCATTCTTGAAAAGGGCCAAACAATGA
- a CDS encoding 23S rRNA (pseudouridine(1915)-N(3))-methyltransferase RlmH yields MSKIGFIWVGKLKESFSKDGCALYWKKLSRFFSLDESVIKDAPGKLPTQEKNRKEGQAILSKVKKGDVLIILDEYGDRLTSRELAKRLRTWTEAPNQRPVFVIGGPFGLSDDIKKAARHSIRLSDMTLPHELARLVLLEQLYRAGTIHKNMPYHHD; encoded by the coding sequence ATGAGCAAGATAGGATTCATCTGGGTCGGGAAGCTCAAGGAATCATTTTCCAAGGATGGGTGTGCCCTATATTGGAAAAAGTTGTCCCGTTTTTTTTCACTGGACGAATCGGTCATCAAGGATGCACCCGGCAAATTGCCCACCCAGGAAAAGAATCGAAAGGAAGGCCAAGCCATTCTTTCCAAGGTCAAAAAAGGCGATGTGCTCATTATTCTCGACGAGTATGGCGACCGATTGACTTCACGCGAATTGGCCAAACGCCTAAGGACATGGACAGAAGCCCCTAATCAACGGCCCGTTTTTGTGATCGGCGGTCCGTTTGGTTTATCCGATGACATCAAGAAAGCGGCTCGTCATTCCATTCGACTGAGTGACATGACATTGCCGCACGAACTGGCTCGATTGGTTCTTCTTGAACAATTGTACCGGGCCGGAACTATCCACAAGAACATGCCTTATCATCACGATTAA
- a CDS encoding YggS family pyridoxal phosphate-dependent enzyme — MNTRKNELADAVAQVKEDLAEAAKKAGRTPDDVSLVAVSKLHPASDIRDLVESGHMDFGENYVQEVQKKQETLADLDVNWHFIGGLQSNKAKFVAGKFALIHSVDSLKLAQALHKKAVSLDVVQDILLQVNIAEETQKSGIAVDSLQELADEVMKMDNIRLVGLMTMPPFFNEPELARPVFSRLRELRDGLETHVGRPLPHLSMGMTGDFIPAVEEGATLVRIGTRIFGARPPRG, encoded by the coding sequence ATGAACACTCGAAAAAATGAATTGGCTGATGCAGTCGCTCAGGTAAAGGAAGATTTGGCAGAAGCTGCCAAAAAAGCTGGCCGTACCCCTGATGATGTCTCGCTGGTTGCGGTATCCAAACTGCACCCGGCTTCCGACATCAGAGATTTGGTCGAAAGTGGGCACATGGATTTCGGCGAAAACTATGTGCAGGAAGTCCAAAAGAAACAGGAAACATTGGCCGACCTTGACGTCAATTGGCACTTCATCGGTGGCCTGCAATCCAACAAGGCCAAGTTCGTGGCGGGGAAATTCGCGTTGATTCACAGCGTTGATTCTCTCAAATTGGCCCAGGCATTGCATAAAAAAGCTGTCAGCCTTGACGTTGTGCAGGACATCCTGCTCCAGGTCAACATTGCGGAAGAAACGCAAAAGTCCGGAATCGCGGTTGATTCGCTTCAGGAATTGGCTGATGAAGTCATGAAAATGGACAATATCAGGCTTGTCGGTTTGATGACGATGCCGCCATTTTTCAATGAACCGGAACTGGCACGACCTGTTTTTTCCCGCTTGCGAGAGCTGCGGGACGGGTTGGAAACACATGTGGGAAGACCATTACCGCACCTGTCCATGGGCATGACCGGCGATTTTATCCCGGCTGTCGAGGAAGGGGCAACACTAGTGCGCATCGGGACACGGATATTCGGAGCACGACCTCCAAGAGGATAA
- a CDS encoding flagellar motor protein MotB — MAKKKKKLDCDEIAPWMVTFADVMTLMLTFFILLVSMSTVDQRRKLVALGSIIGTFGFNDASYEVFSREDTRQTVEPGPMDTGDLAPLKDLKWENVDKDINFRSNRFVQILSINAQLLFGPDGSTLSPEGITTLESFLPLLKQVRYPLLLAGHTSEIRDELGLNYQAGDNSKNPDLSWRLSLNRTLTIYQFLLNNGLSPDMLKVEAFGKFRPHYPQKTAKNRSRNRRVDIVLDKRSNQLGEQLIQSAPVRTKRADTLTVDGFEFDVSTPQELE; from the coding sequence ATGGCCAAAAAGAAAAAGAAACTCGACTGCGATGAGATAGCCCCATGGATGGTGACGTTCGCGGATGTCATGACCCTGATGCTGACCTTTTTCATTCTGCTCGTGTCCATGTCCACGGTTGACCAACGGCGCAAACTCGTTGCTCTCGGGTCCATCATCGGCACCTTCGGATTCAATGACGCGAGCTATGAAGTCTTTTCCCGAGAAGATACCCGGCAGACCGTGGAACCCGGTCCCATGGATACCGGCGACCTTGCACCGCTCAAGGACCTCAAATGGGAAAACGTGGACAAGGACATCAATTTCCGGTCAAATCGATTCGTCCAGATTCTGAGCATCAACGCCCAGCTCCTGTTCGGGCCTGACGGCTCCACCTTATCACCTGAAGGCATCACCACGCTGGAATCGTTTCTGCCCCTGTTGAAACAGGTCCGCTATCCACTGTTACTGGCCGGACACACCTCGGAAATTCGTGACGAACTGGGCCTCAATTATCAGGCTGGCGACAACTCGAAGAACCCGGATCTTTCCTGGCGGTTGTCATTGAATCGCACCCTCACCATCTATCAATTCCTGTTGAATAATGGATTAAGCCCGGACATGCTCAAGGTGGAAGCCTTTGGCAAATTCCGCCCCCATTATCCACAAAAAACGGCCAAGAATCGCAGTCGAAACCGTCGGGTGGATATAGTGCTCGACAAACGATCAAACCAATTGGGTGAACAACTCATTCAGTCGGCACCAGTCCGCACCAAACGGGCCGACACGCTCACCGTGGACGGCTTTGAGTTTGATGTGTCCACCCCGCAGGAATTGGAATAG